Part of the Pseudomonadota bacterium genome is shown below.
CGCCCCGGGGCAGGCCCGCGCCTACTTCAACTACGGTCGCGCCCTGGCCAACGCCGGCCGCTGGCAAGAGGCTGCGACGCTGGTAGAAGAGGCGGTGCGACTGCAACCGCATACGGTGGAGTATCGGCTCGTCTACGGCAGCACGCTCGGCGCCACCGACCGCCTCGCGGAGGCGGCGGCCCAGTTTCGAGCCGTGGCCGACGGTGACACCGACCACGCCCTCGCCCACACCAACCTCGTGCGCGTACTCGGCGCCATGGAAGATGACGAGGCCGTGCTGGCGCTGATCGAGAAGGGGCGCGCCGGCTCGAGACCCCTGCTACCGATGCTGTTAGCTCACGCCCAGACCCTCGCCGGCCGGCCCGACCCACAGACGGCGATCCCCTGGCTGCGCGAGGCGCTCAACACGCCGCAAGTCACGGCAGATGCCGCCCTGGCCGGGCGCATCGAAGCGCGCATCGACGTCATCGAGGCGCTCGCCACCGAGGGCACGAGATGAGAGCGCTCGCATCGATCGGCGCCGCCGCCCTCGCCCTGACCCTGCCGGCGTGCTCACCCTCATCCACGCAGACCCCTGCCAGCAACAACGGCGCCGGCGAAGGCCCGCCCCCCTTCCAGGAGGTAGCGGCGCAGGCGGGCCTCACGTTCACGCATTTCGCTGCCGCGAGCGACGCCTACCACGTGCCCGAGATCATGGGCGCCGGTGTCGCGCTGTTGGATCTCGACGGGGACGGCGATCTCGACGCCTACCTCGTCCAGGGCGCCCTCAGCCCCAACGGTGACGACACGGTCGAGGCATCGACACCAGATCGCCCCCTTCGCAACACACTCTGGCGCAACGAGTCGACACCCGACGGCCTGCGCTTCGCCGACGTGACCGACACGGTGGGCGGCGGCGACCCAGGGTTTGGCATGGGCGTGGCGACCGGGGATATCGACGGCGACGGCGACACGGACCTCTACGTCACCAACCTCGGCGACAACACCCTCTACCGCAACGACGACGGCCGCCTGCACGCGGTGGCCGACGCCGGCGGCGCGCAGGACCCTCGCTGGAGCACCAGCGCCAGCTTCTGCGACTACGATGGCGACGGCGACCTCGACCTCTACGTCGCCAACTACCTTGGCTACAGCTACGCCGAAGATCTGCGCTGCACGGACACGGCCGGCCTGCCCGACTACTGCTCGCCGGGCAGCTACCCCCCGGTCTCCGACAGCCTGTTCCGCAACGACGGCCAGGGCGCCTTCACGGACGTCTCCGAGACCACCCGCATCGCCACGCTCCCCGGGGCAGGCCTCGGCGTCGCGTGCCTGGACGCCAACGGTGACGGCCAACGCGACTTTTACGTGGCCAACGACGGCATGGCGAACCGCCTCTGGCAACAGGGCGAGGACGGCACCTTCGAGGACGTCGGCCTCACCAGCGGCACCGCCTACAACGCCGCCGGTGCGCCCGAGGCGGGCATGGGCATCGTCGCCGAGGACATCGACCAGGACGGCGACACGGACCTGTTCATCACCCACCTCAACGGTGAAAGCAACACCCTGTACCGCAACGAGGGCTCGCTCTTCGCCGACATGACGGGCCCCGCCGGCCTCGGCCCCGCCAGCCTGGCGTACACGGGCTTCGGTGCGGTGGCGATCTACGCGGACGACGACGACCTAAGCGATCTGTTCATCGCCAACGGGGCAGTGGCACGGGGCGCCGGCCGCACGGGGCGACTGACCGCCTACGCCCAGGCCAACCAGGTCTTTCGGGGGAACGGCGAGGGACGCTTCGCCCTCCTGCCCCAGGGCCCCGGAGACGACGTCCGGATCAGTCGCGGTGTCGCCAAGGGTGATCTCGACGGCGATGGCGATGAGGACCTCATCGTGCTCAACAACCACGGCCCCGCCGCCCTCTTGCAGCGGCGCGGCAAGCCCGCCGGGGAGTCGATGCACGTGATCGCCTTGCGGGCGGCGCCGGGGCAGGCGGTCGCCGGGGCGAGGCTCGTCTTCGACTGTTCGCCCGCTTCGCAAATTCACCGCCAGGTGCGCCGCGATGGCAGCTACCTGAGCGCCAGCGCACCGCGAGTGCACGTGCGCGGCTGCGGTGCTAGAGCGGACATCACCGTCACCTGGTTGGATGGTCGCCAGGAGCGATTCCGCCAGGTGCCCGCCGGCGCCACCGCGATAAGATGGCTGACCCAGGGCGACGGCCAGGAGATTCAGCAGCCTTGAACAAGCAGCTAGTGTTCACCGCTGCCGCGGGTGCGCTCGCGGGGCTTCTCGCGTACGCGGGCATCGACCACCTGCTGAGGGACGGGGCGCCCGCGAGCGCCGCTGACCAGGTCGACGCCAGCGCTGCAGCCACGATCTCCCGCCTCGAAGCGCAGCTGGCGGATGCCCGGTCCGCCAAGGCGCGACTCGAGACTCAACTGCTGGAACAGGTGGCGCGGCTGCAGGCGCTACAGCAACAACAAGCCAGCGGTGATAACGCCCTCGCGCACACCATCGATAGCGCCCTAGCGTCGCCAGCTACTTCGCCTGAAGCGCTCGCTGCGGCCGAGAAGACGGCGCAGGCACGCGGCGCGGGCACCAGCAGCGATGGCGCCGACCCGCTGGCCCGCTACCTGAGCAGCGGCATGGACCCCGTGCTGGCGGCCCGGCTCAGCGACCGCAACGACGAGATGACCCTGGCCCGAATGAACCTGCGCGATCGCGCGGAGCGAGAGGGATGGCTCGACTCGCCGCGCTACGCGCAAGAGCAAGCAGCGATCGCCAGCTGGTACCAGGACCTGCGCCCTGAGATCGGTGATGAGGCCTACGATCAATTTCTCTTCGCGTCGGGCCGCCCCAACCGCGTTGTGGTCCGGGAGGTACTCACCGGCGGCGCGGGGGCGTCCGCCGGGCTGCAGGTGGGCGACACGATCATGAGCTATGGAACGGAGCGCATCTTCGATACACGAGCCCTGCAAGATGCGAGCGTCGCAGGCTCGGCGGGAGCGCAGACGTTGGTGGAGGTGCTTCGCGACGGGCAACGACTCACCCTGTACCTGCCGCGCGGGCCCCTGGGGGCCGGCGTGCGTACGGGCAGCGCCAACCCCGCGACGTCGACCAACCCGTAGGGATCACGCACAAAAAAAGCGGGCTCCGTTGCCGGAGCCCACTTCGGTCGTCACGATCGAACGGCCGGCTCGGCCGCCCGCCTCGTCAGTACTAGTCCTTGAAGACTTGCTGCGGCGCCATGCCGCGGTTGTTGATCACCAGTGCCCAACCGTTTAGGACACCGAGGTCACCGCCGGCATTATCGGACAGGAACAGGGTCCAGGTGCCGTCGCCCGACTCACCGTTGAAGCCACTCAGAGCGCTTTCGGGAATGAACGCGCGAACACAGCCATCGCCCATGGTATCCGACGGGCTTGAATCGCAGTCCGAACCGGCACTCTCCGCCTCGGCGATGAAGCGATCATCGAAGATCAAGGCCAGGCCCGAGGACATGTCACTCGAGTCACCGAAGTCACCCTGTTCGGGGTTACCCGGACGGTCCATCAGCGTGACGGTGGTGCCTGAAGGTGAGGTGACGGTCCAGATCAGATCGCCCACCCAAGTGTGGTCGATGGAGACGGCGATAGACACGCTCTCGACGGTGCCAACCCCACTGGCATCGATCGAGCTGGTCACGCCGTTCGCATCATCATCCGGCAGATCGAGGCCGAGGCCGGGGCCTGCGAGGAAAATTTCAGCGTTAGCGGCCGTAGCAAAGCCTACCAAGCCCGCAACTGCGAGCATCGTACGAACAAAGGTCATGAAGTACTCCCCAGAATTGTTGGTATTGAGCGCCACATCGTGAGGCGCGCAATCGTCACAGCATCCCTACTGCTGCCAGGCGACTCTAATTCATGAAAACGTCAAACGCCAATTATGGATAGTGGCGGAGAGGACCCGCACGCTGGCGGCGCTTCCTGACACCCGGACCGATGCAGCGCGTCAAAGGCGCGCTGCATCGCGCCAATCCAGTAGCACTCGGTTCACCTATCCTATTCGATAGCTTTCCATAAGCTATTGAAACTGTCCGTGGACAGCGCCTTACTACCGATTGCATCGCCGGGGTGATGCCTGAGCGATCGAGCAACGTCGCGATGATGGGCAACAGCTAGTCGCGTCAACCCTCGGTCGCGAAGAGACACGATCGGCGCCAAGCGCTCGACACCATCCGGCGGACACTTGCCTGGCCCACCTTGGTCCACCATGGCGCTTTCCCAAGGACAACCGCGACCGGGATAGCCGGTCCGTTGCGCACTGCGCGGATCAGCTCACAGTTCTCACACGCCCCTGTCCAGACATCCACACGTTTCGTGCGCTGCGTTCACGTGGAGGGGATCTTCTAGGTTGCAGACTCAACGGCGTTTGAGTGGGCGACCAATGCGCCCCCCTAATATCCCGACCGGAGACTGCACGGCAGCCATGAGCACCAAAGACGAAACCCCGGGGACCGAAACTGAGTCCTCCGCACTTAACGAAGTGCTTCATCAGGCAATCGACGCGGTGGTCACCATCGACCACGAGAACCACGTCACGTTCTTCAACCCCGCGGCCGAGCGCCTGTGGGGCTATGACGCCGATGAGGTAATCGGCCAGAACGTCAAGATGCTGGTGCCGGAACTCATCCGCAGCCAGCATGACGACATGGTCAACGCCAACCGTGACACGGGCGTCGACAAGATCGTCGGCACCAGCCGTGAGGTCGAGGTTCACCGCAAAGACGGGTCCCTGGCATGGGGCCTGCTGTCCCTCTCTCGCGTAAAGAAGGCCAATGGTGAGACCCACTACACCGCCTTCGTCAAGGACGTCTCGGCCGACAAGCGCCGTCGCGAGATGATCCGCCAGACGCTGAATCAGGCGGTGGACGCGGTGGTGACGATTGATGGCGACAACAACGTCACCTTCTTCAACCCGGCCGCTGAAGCGCTCTGGGGTTACGACGCTGATGAGGTGATGGGCAAGAACGTGCGCATGCTCGTACCCCAGGTACACCAGGCGCAGCATGACGACCTCGTCAACGCCAACCGCACCACCGGCGTTAACAAGATCGTCGGCACGGGTCGCGATGTGGAGGTCCACCGCAAGGACGGCTCGGTGATCTGGGGCAACCTCACTCTGTCGAAGCTCGAATTCGATGGCGAGATCAACTACACGGCCTTCGTGAAGGACAT
Proteins encoded:
- a CDS encoding CRTAC1 family protein, which gives rise to MRALASIGAAALALTLPACSPSSTQTPASNNGAGEGPPPFQEVAAQAGLTFTHFAAASDAYHVPEIMGAGVALLDLDGDGDLDAYLVQGALSPNGDDTVEASTPDRPLRNTLWRNESTPDGLRFADVTDTVGGGDPGFGMGVATGDIDGDGDTDLYVTNLGDNTLYRNDDGRLHAVADAGGAQDPRWSTSASFCDYDGDGDLDLYVANYLGYSYAEDLRCTDTAGLPDYCSPGSYPPVSDSLFRNDGQGAFTDVSETTRIATLPGAGLGVACLDANGDGQRDFYVANDGMANRLWQQGEDGTFEDVGLTSGTAYNAAGAPEAGMGIVAEDIDQDGDTDLFITHLNGESNTLYRNEGSLFADMTGPAGLGPASLAYTGFGAVAIYADDDDLSDLFIANGAVARGAGRTGRLTAYAQANQVFRGNGEGRFALLPQGPGDDVRISRGVAKGDLDGDGDEDLIVLNNHGPAALLQRRGKPAGESMHVIALRAAPGQAVAGARLVFDCSPASQIHRQVRRDGSYLSASAPRVHVRGCGARADITVTWLDGRQERFRQVPAGATAIRWLTQGDGQEIQQP
- a CDS encoding PDZ domain-containing protein; protein product: MNKQLVFTAAAGALAGLLAYAGIDHLLRDGAPASAADQVDASAAATISRLEAQLADARSAKARLETQLLEQVARLQALQQQQASGDNALAHTIDSALASPATSPEALAAAEKTAQARGAGTSSDGADPLARYLSSGMDPVLAARLSDRNDEMTLARMNLRDRAEREGWLDSPRYAQEQAAIASWYQDLRPEIGDEAYDQFLFASGRPNRVVVREVLTGGAGASAGLQVGDTIMSYGTERIFDTRALQDASVAGSAGAQTLVEVLRDGQRLTLYLPRGPLGAGVRTGSANPATSTNP
- a CDS encoding proprotein convertase P-domain-containing protein, which encodes MTFVRTMLAVAGLVGFATAANAEIFLAGPGLGLDLPDDDANGVTSSIDASGVGTVESVSIAVSIDHTWVGDLIWTVTSPSGTTVTLMDRPGNPEQGDFGDSSDMSSGLALIFDDRFIAEAESAGSDCDSSPSDTMGDGCVRAFIPESALSGFNGESGDGTWTLFLSDNAGGDLGVLNGWALVINNRGMAPQQVFKD